One Mycobacteriales bacterium genomic window, GGTACGACGTGCGCGTCGTGCCCACGGCCGCCGCGCTGAAGTTCGTCGGCGAGACCACCTGGGCGGCGCTGTCCGGCAACCCGATCTCGACCGAGGTGTGGACCGAGGCGCATCGCGTCCCGCACGTGACGCTCGGCCGGCAGGCCGACCTGGTCGTCGTCGCGCCCGCGACGGCGGACTTTCTCGCCCGGCTCGTCATCGGTCGCTCCGACGACCTGCTCACCGCCACGCTGCTGACGGCTCGCTGCCCGGTCATCGTTGCCCCGGCGATGCACACCGAGATGTGGCAGCACCCGGCGACCGAAGCGAACGTCGCGACGTTGCGGGCCCGCGGCGTGATCGTGCTCGACCCCGCAGTCGGCCGGCTCACCGGCGCCGACACCGGCATCGGGCGACTGCCGGACCCGGAGGAGATCTTCCGCGTCGCGCGGACCGTGCTCGAGCGTGGCGTGGCCTCGCTCGCGCATGACCTGACGTCCCGGCACGTGCTGGTGACCGCGGGCGGGACCCGGGAGCCACTCGACCCGGTGCGCTTCCTCGGCAACCGGTCGAGTGGCCGTCAGGGGTACGCGATCGCCCGGGCCGCGCTTGCCCGCGGCGCCGAGGTCACGCTGGTCACCGCCAACTCGTCGCTGGCCGATCCGGCAGGTGCGAAGGTGGTGCGCGTCGGCACCGCCGAGGACATGCGGATCGCGGTGGAGGAGCTTGCCGGTAGCGCAGACGCCATCGTGATGGCGGCGGCTGTCGCCGACTTCCGGCCCGCGGTCCGAGCCGGCAGCAAGATCAAGAAGGGCGCGGTCGACCCCGACCCGATCGAGCTCGTCCGCAACGTCGACATCCTC contains:
- the coaBC gene encoding bifunctional phosphopantothenoylcysteine decarboxylase/phosphopantothenate--cysteine ligase CoaBC, with amino-acid sequence MSTERRRVVLGVCGGIAAYKACELLRRFTESGYDVRVVPTAAALKFVGETTWAALSGNPISTEVWTEAHRVPHVTLGRQADLVVVAPATADFLARLVIGRSDDLLTATLLTARCPVIVAPAMHTEMWQHPATEANVATLRARGVIVLDPAVGRLTGADTGIGRLPDPEEIFRVARTVLERGVASLAHDLTSRHVLVTAGGTREPLDPVRFLGNRSSGRQGYAIARAALARGAEVTLVTANSSLADPAGAKVVRVGTAEDMRIAVEELAGSADAIVMAAAVADFRPAVRAGSKIKKGAVDPDPIELVRNVDILADISRTRRRSGQIIVGFAAETDNVIANGRAKLEAKGCDLIVVNEVGEHRTFESEHNAATILGADGSETVVEHGSKEALGHAILDLVAARLG